In Chromobacterium rhizoryzae, one genomic interval encodes:
- a CDS encoding cation diffusion facilitator family transporter — translation MAHTHHAIDGDSVEKRRAGRVSTLVSVAVNLILSTTQIVVGALAHSSALIADGLHSLSDLIADFVVLLAGKHSHKAPDNDHHYGHHRYENAASLILGLLLLGVGLGMLYSAAAKFHDPASIPTVHAVALWVALLALAVKEALFRYMLAVAKRVRSSMLVANAWHARSDAASSLVVALGIIGNLMGYPLLDPVAALLVGLLVARMGWRFGWDAMHDLMDRAADDDAVAAIRQTLLSTPGIHGVHDLRTRKMGDLIQVDVHLEVDGAISVEQAHAISEAARHRVLERHPVLDVLAHIDPAGHYLPDPSPVR, via the coding sequence ATGGCCCACACTCATCACGCCATCGACGGCGACAGCGTAGAGAAACGCCGCGCCGGCCGCGTCAGCACGCTGGTCAGCGTCGCGGTCAACCTGATCCTCTCCACCACCCAGATCGTGGTGGGCGCGCTGGCGCACTCCTCCGCCTTGATCGCCGACGGCCTGCACTCGCTGTCCGACCTGATCGCCGATTTCGTGGTCTTGCTGGCCGGCAAACACAGCCATAAAGCGCCGGACAACGATCACCACTACGGCCATCACCGTTACGAGAACGCCGCCTCGCTGATCCTGGGCCTGCTCTTGCTGGGCGTCGGCCTGGGCATGCTGTACAGCGCCGCCGCGAAATTCCACGACCCCGCCTCCATTCCCACCGTCCACGCCGTCGCCCTGTGGGTGGCGCTGCTGGCCTTGGCGGTCAAGGAGGCGCTGTTCCGCTACATGCTGGCGGTGGCTAAGCGCGTGCGCTCCAGCATGCTGGTGGCCAATGCCTGGCACGCGCGCTCCGACGCGGCCTCCTCGCTGGTGGTGGCGCTGGGCATCATCGGCAACCTGATGGGCTATCCGCTGCTGGACCCGGTGGCCGCCCTGCTGGTGGGCCTGCTGGTCGCCCGCATGGGCTGGCGCTTCGGCTGGGACGCGATGCACGACCTGATGGACCGCGCCGCCGACGACGACGCCGTCGCCGCCATCCGCCAGACCCTGCTGAGCACCCCGGGCATTCACGGCGTGCACGATCTGCGCACCCGCAAGATGGGCGACCTGATCCAGGTGGACGTGCACCTGGAAGTGGACGGCGCCATTAGCGTGGAACAGGCCCACGCCATCTCGGAAGCCGCGCGCCACCGCGTGCTGGAGCGGCACCCGGTGCTGGACGTGCTCGCCCACATCGACCCCGCCGGCCATTATCTGCCGGACCCCTCGCCCGTCCGCTGA
- a CDS encoding ATP-binding response regulator, translated as MNKSMLSGWKGIPALALLGFLLLGIGVYMAIERYVPARSFEGRSEDLYWSVAQMQLELEKARADLLRLKAGEVPESQVQFRLAVANSRFLDFVTPSKMQEMLSRVDGFKGTASLLQDFFEDENILHPSVRSAQQNIDRIDSIRPSLAEFAVQARVAEVSSRDARNKDLRHNQQLVASLWFALGGICMVIFVLLYRYQGARRDAAARQQLLEQERAAHKATVNAELDRTTFLATLSHEIRSPLQTMQVCVELIEPDIDPAGKAAKAVGRLKTCMAHLMTQVRDIMDISAIKNMQFRLHIGDVDVAATLNEVIDVHRAQLDGKGLGLHVRLGELPETVKLDGDRLRQIVGNLLTNAIRYTDHGTVTVEAGVDSADGRNILDIRVIDTGIGVPEEFQSRIFQPFFQGHARRVGSSGLGLAVVKELVSLLGGELELKSVVGVGSEFIVRLPIVVPDQPPGPERSVLVVDDDKNIREPFSDCLQMNGYAVSTASSVAEACQKLQQASFNVVLLDMQLGNESGYSVAEALKRSVRHRGVKIIAMTAYPEEYADPRAAWFAARLEKPFDISRLRAVLGRALESPSGPGHAG; from the coding sequence ATGAACAAGTCGATGCTGTCCGGCTGGAAGGGCATCCCGGCGCTGGCCTTGCTCGGCTTTTTGCTGTTGGGCATCGGCGTTTACATGGCGATCGAGCGTTATGTGCCGGCGCGCAGCTTTGAGGGGCGCAGCGAGGATTTGTACTGGTCGGTGGCGCAGATGCAGCTTGAGCTGGAGAAAGCGCGCGCCGACTTATTGCGTTTGAAGGCGGGGGAAGTTCCCGAGTCGCAGGTGCAATTCCGGCTGGCGGTGGCCAACAGCCGTTTCCTGGATTTCGTCACGCCGTCCAAGATGCAGGAGATGCTGAGCCGCGTCGATGGTTTCAAAGGCACAGCCAGCCTGCTGCAGGATTTCTTCGAGGACGAAAACATCCTGCATCCCAGCGTCCGGAGCGCGCAGCAGAACATAGACCGCATCGACAGCATCCGGCCGTCGCTGGCGGAGTTCGCGGTCCAGGCGCGCGTGGCCGAGGTGTCTTCGCGCGACGCGCGCAACAAGGACTTGCGGCACAACCAGCAATTGGTCGCCTCGCTGTGGTTTGCGCTGGGCGGCATCTGCATGGTGATTTTCGTGCTGCTGTACCGCTATCAGGGCGCGCGTCGCGACGCCGCCGCGCGCCAGCAGCTGCTGGAGCAGGAGCGGGCGGCGCACAAGGCCACGGTGAACGCGGAGCTGGACCGCACCACCTTCCTCGCCACGCTGAGCCACGAGATCCGCTCGCCGCTGCAGACCATGCAGGTGTGCGTGGAGTTGATCGAGCCGGACATCGATCCGGCCGGCAAGGCCGCCAAGGCGGTGGGGCGCTTGAAAACCTGCATGGCGCATCTGATGACCCAGGTGCGCGACATCATGGACATCTCCGCGATCAAGAATATGCAGTTCCGGCTGCATATCGGCGATGTGGACGTGGCGGCGACCTTGAACGAGGTGATCGACGTGCATCGCGCGCAGTTGGACGGCAAGGGCTTGGGCCTGCATGTGCGGCTGGGCGAATTGCCTGAGACGGTGAAACTGGACGGCGACCGCTTGCGGCAGATCGTCGGCAATCTGCTGACCAACGCCATCCGCTACACCGATCACGGCACGGTCACGGTGGAGGCCGGCGTGGACAGCGCCGACGGTCGCAATATCCTGGATATCCGCGTGATAGACACCGGCATCGGCGTGCCGGAGGAGTTTCAATCGCGCATCTTCCAGCCGTTTTTCCAGGGGCACGCGCGCCGGGTGGGCAGCAGCGGGCTGGGCCTGGCGGTGGTCAAGGAACTGGTGTCCTTGCTGGGCGGGGAGCTGGAGCTGAAGAGCGTGGTGGGCGTGGGCTCCGAGTTCATCGTCCGCTTGCCCATCGTGGTGCCGGATCAGCCGCCGGGGCCGGAACGTTCGGTGCTGGTGGTGGACGACGACAAGAATATCCGAGAGCCGTTTTCCGATTGCCTGCAAATGAACGGCTACGCGGTGTCCACCGCCAGCTCGGTGGCGGAAGCCTGTCAGAAGCTGCAACAAGCCAGCTTCAACGTGGTCTTGCTGGACATGCAGCTGGGCAATGAGAGCGGTTATTCGGTGGCGGAGGCGCTGAAGCGCAGCGTGCGCCACCGCGGCGTGAAAATCATCGCGATGACCGCTTACCCGGAGGAATACGCCGATCCGCGCGCCGCCTGGTTCGCCGCGCGGCTGGAGAAACCTTTCGATATCAGCCGGTTGCGCGCGGTGTTGGGCCGGGCGCTGGAATCGCCGTCCGGCCCTGGACACGCAGGTTAG
- a CDS encoding EAL domain-containing response regulator, translated as MQLDIQDVLIIDDSTLQRQHGCEICQGLGAQQIRQAANGEEGLERMREQLPSLILLDLEMPKLDGVQVMQHMAREGLGAPLVVTSSKDYLLISTVELMGRELGLPVLGGLKKPLRQPELLDLLKRVWTPKGGDDHHAELFSEVEVREALDKGEIIPYYQPKVTLNGGLLKGAEMLARWQHPELGIVSPARFIPVVEASGWATELTLSMLDQGLKQWQEWARRGLRLPLSVNLSALSLKGDDLTQQIEQRLLSTHVPPRFIIFEVTETAIADNLAEAIGIAARLRLGGLGLSIDDFGTGFATLQQLTRFPFTELKIDQSLVTSVSTKPHLEAVLNSVIELAQRMQLTTVAEGIETTTDLDFMGNRGCLMGQGYFIAKPMDAPHFESWVKERMQQSKEASTG; from the coding sequence ATGCAACTGGATATCCAGGACGTCCTGATCATCGACGACAGCACCTTGCAGCGTCAGCACGGCTGCGAGATCTGCCAAGGCCTGGGCGCGCAGCAGATCCGCCAGGCCGCCAACGGCGAGGAAGGCCTGGAGCGGATGCGCGAGCAGCTTCCCAGCCTGATCCTGCTGGATTTGGAAATGCCCAAGCTGGACGGCGTGCAAGTGATGCAGCACATGGCCAGAGAAGGCCTGGGCGCGCCGCTGGTGGTCACCTCCAGCAAGGATTACCTGCTGATCTCCACCGTGGAGCTGATGGGGCGGGAACTGGGCCTGCCGGTGCTCGGCGGCCTAAAGAAGCCGCTGCGCCAGCCCGAGCTGCTGGACCTGCTCAAACGGGTGTGGACGCCCAAGGGCGGCGACGACCATCACGCCGAACTGTTCAGCGAGGTGGAAGTGCGCGAAGCGCTGGACAAGGGCGAGATCATTCCCTACTACCAGCCCAAGGTCACCCTCAACGGCGGCCTGCTCAAGGGCGCGGAAATGCTGGCGCGCTGGCAACATCCGGAACTCGGCATCGTCTCCCCCGCCCGTTTCATCCCGGTGGTGGAGGCCAGCGGCTGGGCCACCGAACTGACGCTGAGCATGCTGGACCAGGGCCTGAAGCAATGGCAGGAATGGGCGCGCCGCGGCCTGCGGCTGCCGCTGTCGGTCAATCTGTCGGCGCTGTCGCTAAAGGGTGACGACCTGACCCAGCAAATCGAACAGCGGCTGCTCAGCACCCATGTGCCGCCGCGCTTCATCATTTTCGAAGTGACGGAAACCGCCATCGCCGACAATCTGGCCGAAGCCATCGGCATCGCCGCCCGGCTGCGCCTGGGCGGCCTGGGCCTGTCCATCGACGACTTCGGCACCGGCTTCGCCACCTTGCAGCAACTGACCCGTTTCCCGTTCACCGAACTGAAAATCGACCAGTCGCTGGTCACCTCGGTGTCCACCAAGCCTCATCTGGAGGCGGTGCTCAACAGCGTGATCGAACTGGCCCAGCGCATGCAGCTGACCACGGTGGCCGAAGGCATAGAAACCACCACCGATCTGGACTTCATGGGCAACCGCGGCTGCTTGATGGGCCAGGGTTATTTCATCGCCAAGCCCATGGACGCGCCCCACTTCGAAAGCTGGGTCAAGGAAAGAATGCAGCAAAGCAAGGAAGCCAGCACCGGCTGA
- a CDS encoding serine/threonine protein kinase codes for MQTHQTPPFAGLTPDAILDAVDSLGLYSSGSLLALNSYENRVYQIGIDDAAPLVAKFYRPERWSDEQILEEHAFSLQLAEREIPVVPPLAFKGATLHHHGGFRFALFPRRGGRVPELGDARTLEWIGRFLGRIHALGRVEDYARRPALDADSFGREPADYLLRHADLPPELREVFRGVLEQALAGVDRAYQRAGAVSALRLHGDCHVGNMLWTDDGPHFVDFDDSRMGPAVQDLWMLLSGSREEQSAQLAEVLAGYEDFCEFDLRELHLLEALRTLRLIHYSAWLARRWHDPAFPAAFPWFNSQRYWEEQILTLREQIALLDEPPLWSA; via the coding sequence ATGCAGACACATCAAACGCCTCCCTTCGCCGGCCTGACGCCGGACGCCATTCTCGACGCCGTGGACAGCCTTGGCCTTTACAGCTCCGGCAGCCTGCTGGCGCTGAATAGCTATGAGAACCGGGTTTACCAGATCGGCATCGACGACGCCGCGCCGCTGGTGGCCAAGTTTTACCGGCCGGAGCGCTGGAGCGATGAGCAGATTCTGGAGGAACACGCGTTTTCGCTGCAATTGGCGGAGCGCGAGATTCCGGTGGTGCCGCCGCTGGCCTTCAAGGGCGCCACCTTGCATCATCACGGCGGTTTCCGTTTTGCTTTGTTTCCGCGTCGCGGCGGCCGGGTGCCGGAGTTGGGCGACGCGCGCACGCTGGAATGGATAGGCCGCTTTCTGGGCCGCATCCACGCCTTGGGCCGGGTGGAGGATTACGCGCGGCGGCCGGCTTTGGACGCGGACAGCTTCGGCCGCGAGCCGGCGGACTATTTATTGCGGCACGCGGACTTGCCGCCGGAACTGCGCGAAGTCTTCCGCGGCGTGCTGGAGCAGGCGCTGGCCGGCGTCGACCGCGCTTACCAGCGCGCCGGCGCGGTGAGCGCGCTGCGGCTGCACGGCGATTGCCATGTCGGGAATATGCTGTGGACCGACGACGGCCCGCATTTCGTCGACTTCGACGACAGCCGCATGGGGCCGGCGGTGCAGGATTTGTGGATGCTGTTGTCCGGCAGCCGCGAGGAGCAGTCGGCGCAACTGGCCGAGGTGCTGGCCGGCTATGAGGATTTCTGCGAGTTCGATCTGCGCGAGCTGCATCTGCTGGAGGCGCTGCGCACCTTGCGCTTGATCCATTACAGCGCCTGGCTGGCGCGGCGCTGGCACGATCCGGCCTTCCCGGCCGCCTTCCCCTGGTTCAACAGCCAGCGTTACTGGGAGGAGCAGATACTGACGCTGCGCGAACAGATTGCGCTGCTGGACGAGCCGCCGCTGTGGTCTGCCTGA
- a CDS encoding protein-glutamate methylesterase/protein-glutamine glutaminase yields the protein MTIKVLIVDDSAVVRQVLSQVFSQATGMTVMDVATDPIAAMEKMKQQWPDVIVLDIEMPRMDGITFLKQLMASRPTPVVICSSLTQKGTDISMQAMAAGAVEVIAKPMAGVKGFLEESANQLVHAVRSAAAARMNRVRVMPSAGGSAPGGAAPASNPLETRPKLSADAILSAPTGGNMFATTERIIAVGTSTGGTQALETVLTALPRTCPGLAIVQHMPEKFTRSFAERLDSLSQIEVKEASNGDRILPGRALIAPGGKHMMIKRSGAFYLVEVVDGPLVSRHKPSVDVLFRSAAKFAGKNALGIIMTGMGDDGAKGLKEMHDCGAKTIAQDEESCVVFGMPKEAIRLGAADEVMPLDTIAKAICR from the coding sequence ATGACTATCAAAGTGCTGATCGTGGACGACTCTGCAGTGGTTCGCCAGGTGCTGAGCCAGGTTTTCAGCCAGGCAACCGGCATGACGGTGATGGATGTGGCCACCGACCCCATCGCCGCGATGGAAAAAATGAAGCAGCAGTGGCCGGACGTCATCGTGCTGGACATCGAGATGCCGCGCATGGACGGCATCACCTTCCTCAAGCAGCTGATGGCCAGCCGGCCCACGCCGGTGGTGATCTGCTCCTCGCTGACGCAGAAAGGCACCGACATCAGCATGCAGGCGATGGCCGCCGGCGCGGTGGAGGTGATCGCCAAGCCCATGGCCGGGGTCAAGGGCTTCCTGGAGGAAAGCGCCAATCAGCTGGTGCACGCGGTGCGCAGCGCCGCCGCCGCCCGGATGAACCGGGTGCGGGTGATGCCTTCGGCCGGCGGCTCCGCGCCCGGCGGCGCCGCGCCGGCGTCCAATCCGCTGGAGACCCGGCCCAAGCTGTCCGCCGACGCCATCCTGTCCGCGCCCACCGGCGGCAATATGTTCGCCACCACCGAACGCATCATCGCCGTGGGCACCTCCACTGGCGGCACCCAGGCGCTGGAAACCGTGCTCACCGCGCTGCCGCGCACCTGCCCCGGCCTCGCCATCGTCCAGCACATGCCGGAAAAATTCACCCGCTCCTTCGCCGAGCGGCTGGACAGCCTGTCCCAGATCGAAGTCAAGGAAGCGAGCAACGGCGACCGCATCCTGCCGGGCCGCGCGCTGATCGCCCCCGGCGGCAAGCACATGATGATCAAGCGCAGCGGCGCTTTTTATCTGGTGGAGGTGGTGGACGGCCCGCTGGTCAGCCGCCACAAGCCCTCGGTGGACGTGCTGTTCCGCTCCGCCGCCAAGTTCGCCGGCAAGAACGCGCTGGGCATCATCATGACCGGCATGGGCGACGACGGCGCCAAGGGCTTGAAGGAAATGCACGACTGCGGTGCCAAGACCATCGCCCAGGACGAGGAAAGCTGCGTGGTCTTCGGCATGCCCAAGGAGGCGATCCGCCTGGGCGCGGCCGACGAAGTGATGCCGCTGGACACCATCGCCAAGGCGATTTGCCGTTGA
- a CDS encoding oxidoreductase encodes MGKSGKAVLSGVALACCVAALHAAPGPVVLTVSGKISQFTNKEKNVYEFREQDLQSLRQHSVVTRTTWTPQSVFSGPLMRDILAKVGASGQKVKLRALNDYVYWIDRREFYDFDVVLARSVNNKPLDITNRGPLWLMYPLDQMPEDKKGPVMDAKLVWQINRLVVF; translated from the coding sequence ATGGGGAAGAGCGGGAAGGCGGTCTTGAGCGGAGTGGCGCTGGCGTGTTGCGTGGCCGCGCTTCATGCCGCGCCGGGGCCTGTGGTGTTGACGGTGTCGGGCAAGATCAGCCAGTTCACCAATAAAGAAAAGAATGTGTACGAGTTCCGTGAGCAGGACTTGCAGAGCTTGCGTCAGCATTCGGTGGTGACCCGGACCACCTGGACGCCGCAATCGGTGTTCAGCGGGCCGCTGATGCGGGACATTCTGGCCAAGGTGGGCGCCAGCGGCCAGAAGGTCAAGCTGCGGGCCCTGAACGATTACGTGTACTGGATAGACCGCCGCGAGTTCTACGACTTCGACGTGGTGTTGGCGCGCTCGGTCAACAACAAGCCTTTGGACATCACCAACCGCGGTCCCTTATGGCTGATGTATCCGCTGGATCAAATGCCGGAGGACAAGAAAGGGCCGGTGATGGACGCCAAGCTGGTGTGGCAGATCAACCGCCTGGTGGTGTTCTGA
- a CDS encoding GlpM family protein encodes MALLLKSALGALAVLLISVLARSRNYYIAGLVPLFPTFALIAHYIVGSERGAAELKTTLLFGMASLLPYFIYLLALYWLIDRWRLGAALLGAAACWAAAAGVLIWLWTRQ; translated from the coding sequence ATGGCTTTATTGCTGAAAAGCGCCTTGGGCGCGCTGGCGGTGCTGTTGATCAGCGTGTTGGCCAGGTCCAGGAATTACTATATCGCCGGCCTGGTGCCGCTGTTCCCCACTTTCGCGTTGATCGCGCACTATATTGTCGGCAGCGAGCGCGGCGCGGCCGAGCTGAAAACCACCTTGCTGTTCGGCATGGCTTCGCTGCTGCCTTATTTCATCTATTTGCTGGCCCTGTATTGGCTGATAGACCGCTGGCGGCTGGGCGCGGCCTTGCTGGGCGCGGCGGCGTGCTGGGCCGCGGCCGCCGGCGTCTTGATCTGGCTATGGACGCGCCAATGA
- the selA gene encoding L-seryl-tRNA(Sec) selenium transferase: MDLKNLYTRLPSVDRLLGHERLARLLGRHGNAALAEAVRQTLEQARRTIREQQALPAWADSDDSLAAAVGDRVAERQRMRMRPVFNLSGTVLHTNLGRAPMAEAAVEAVAAAMREAATLEFDLQGAGRGHRDQAVSELLRELTGAEAACVVNNNAAAVLIMLSTVAAGREVILSRGEMVEIGGAFRMPDVMRQAGCRLVEVGATNRTHLKDYRNAVTAETGLLLKVHTSNYAIQGFASSVAEAELAELARERGLPVATDLGSGALIDLAAYGLPHEPMPQQMIAAGVDLVSFSGDKLLGGPQAGLIIGKREWIDKIQQHPLKRALRCDKMTLAALEATLRLYLEPDRLADTLPTLRRLSRPQAAMRASAERLLAPLSAALGTDYLVEGAACLSQIGSGSLPVDRLPSWALAVSPADGRGGTLERLAEALRALPQPVIGRLADGRLWLDLRCLEDEAGFIANLASLARP, encoded by the coding sequence ATGGACCTGAAGAACCTGTACACCCGCCTGCCCTCCGTTGACCGCCTGCTGGGCCACGAGCGCCTGGCCCGCCTGCTGGGCCGCCACGGCAACGCCGCGCTGGCCGAGGCCGTGCGCCAGACGCTGGAGCAGGCGCGCCGGACCATACGCGAACAACAGGCGCTGCCCGCCTGGGCCGACAGCGACGACAGCCTGGCCGCCGCCGTCGGCGACCGGGTCGCCGAACGGCAACGCATGCGGATGCGGCCGGTGTTCAATCTGTCCGGCACCGTATTGCACACCAATCTGGGCCGCGCGCCGATGGCCGAGGCCGCGGTGGAAGCCGTCGCCGCGGCGATGCGCGAAGCCGCCACGCTGGAATTCGATCTGCAAGGTGCCGGCCGCGGCCACCGCGACCAGGCGGTCAGCGAGCTGCTGCGCGAACTCACCGGCGCCGAAGCCGCCTGCGTGGTCAACAACAACGCGGCCGCGGTGCTCATCATGCTGTCCACCGTCGCCGCCGGCCGCGAGGTGATCCTGTCCCGCGGCGAGATGGTGGAGATCGGCGGCGCCTTCCGCATGCCGGACGTGATGCGTCAGGCCGGCTGCCGGCTGGTGGAAGTGGGCGCCACCAACCGCACCCATCTGAAGGACTATCGCAACGCCGTCACCGCGGAAACCGGCCTCCTGCTCAAGGTCCACACCAGCAATTACGCGATTCAGGGCTTCGCCAGCAGCGTGGCGGAGGCGGAACTGGCGGAACTGGCGCGCGAACGCGGCCTGCCGGTGGCCACCGACCTGGGCTCCGGCGCGCTGATCGACCTGGCCGCCTACGGCCTGCCGCACGAGCCTATGCCGCAACAGATGATCGCCGCTGGCGTTGACCTGGTCAGCTTCTCCGGCGACAAGCTGCTGGGCGGCCCGCAGGCCGGCCTGATCATCGGCAAGCGCGAATGGATAGACAAGATTCAACAGCACCCGCTCAAACGCGCGCTGCGCTGCGACAAGATGACGCTGGCGGCGCTGGAAGCCACGCTGCGCCTCTATCTGGAACCGGACCGGCTGGCCGACACGCTGCCGACGCTGCGCCGGCTGAGCCGCCCGCAAGCGGCGATGCGCGCCAGCGCCGAGCGCTTGCTCGCCCCGCTGAGCGCGGCGCTGGGAACGGACTACCTGGTGGAAGGCGCCGCCTGCCTGTCCCAGATCGGCAGCGGCTCGCTGCCGGTGGACCGGCTGCCCAGCTGGGCGCTGGCGGTTTCGCCGGCCGACGGCCGGGGCGGCACGCTGGAACGGCTGGCCGAAGCGCTGCGCGCGCTGCCGCAGCCGGTGATCGGCCGGCTGGCCGACGGCAGGCTGTGGCTGGACCTGCGCTGTCTGGAGGACGAAGCCGGCTTCATCGCCAATCTGGCCTCATTGGCGCGTCCATAG
- the selB gene encoding selenocysteine-specific translation elongation factor, which produces MIIATAGHVDHGKTALLHALTGTDADRLPEEKKRGMTIDLGYAYLPTPEGGAIGFIDVPGHERFLSNMLAGVGGVRHALLVIAADDGVMPQTREHLAILQLLQLDSLTVAISKSDLAGPEALEGVMDEARRALAEHGLRAAALLPVSARSGAGVDVLRRHLLQLRDQAAGTERRFRLAIDRAFTIGGAGLVVTGTAWGGRVNVGDALWLSGKDVAVRVRGLHVQNQPARQGQAGQRIALNLVGDIDKRQIQRGDWLLEQAAPAPAVRVSVRLRLAPAAHATLRHWQAVHLHHAASHCTGRVALLERPQLHPGDEGLAELSLDRPLHLADGDKLILRDAGAQHTLACATVLERQPPTRGKRQDERLAHLRALAAAGSDNVQNLRLRLSRQALSLPDLAWDRQLSEAGLAELLRAAPLLTAGQHAYAPEHWAELQGQLLERLAALHLQQPDQLGASRGRARRLALPQESEAAVNLMIDQLLAEGRLANTRGWLHLPGHVLAFDAEETALWRRLEPAFTDQGQPHWVRDLAAAAGVEEDTARAVLRKAARQGHVHAVVRDRYFSSAAIRGMAAIVHSLNQDAGYADAANFRDQLGCGRKLAIQILEYFDRCGFTRRLGDRHLLREARLFD; this is translated from the coding sequence ATGATTATCGCCACCGCCGGACACGTAGACCACGGCAAGACCGCCCTGCTTCACGCCCTGACCGGCACCGACGCCGATCGCCTGCCGGAAGAAAAAAAGCGCGGCATGACCATAGACCTGGGCTATGCCTATCTGCCGACGCCCGAGGGCGGCGCGATCGGCTTCATCGACGTGCCCGGCCATGAGCGTTTCCTGAGCAATATGCTGGCCGGCGTCGGCGGCGTGCGCCACGCGCTGCTGGTGATCGCCGCCGACGACGGCGTGATGCCGCAAACCCGAGAACACCTGGCCATCCTGCAATTGCTGCAACTGGACAGCCTGACCGTGGCCATCAGCAAAAGCGACCTGGCCGGCCCGGAAGCGCTGGAAGGCGTCATGGACGAGGCGCGGCGGGCGCTGGCCGAACACGGCCTGCGCGCGGCTGCGCTGCTGCCGGTTTCCGCGCGCAGCGGCGCCGGCGTCGACGTCTTGCGGCGGCATCTGCTGCAACTGCGCGACCAAGCCGCCGGAACCGAACGTCGCTTCCGCCTGGCGATAGACCGCGCCTTCACCATAGGCGGCGCCGGCCTGGTGGTGACCGGCACCGCCTGGGGCGGCCGCGTGAACGTGGGCGACGCCCTATGGCTGAGCGGCAAGGACGTCGCCGTCCGCGTGCGCGGCCTGCACGTGCAAAACCAGCCGGCGCGGCAAGGCCAGGCCGGCCAGCGCATTGCGCTCAACCTGGTCGGCGACATCGACAAACGACAGATTCAACGCGGCGACTGGCTGCTGGAGCAAGCGGCGCCGGCGCCGGCCGTCCGCGTCAGCGTGCGCTTGCGCCTGGCCCCGGCCGCTCACGCCACTTTGCGCCACTGGCAGGCCGTCCATCTCCATCACGCCGCCAGCCACTGCACCGGCCGGGTGGCCCTGCTGGAACGTCCGCAACTCCATCCCGGCGACGAGGGACTGGCTGAACTGAGCCTGGACCGGCCGCTGCACCTGGCCGACGGCGACAAGCTGATCCTGCGCGACGCCGGCGCGCAGCACACCCTGGCCTGCGCCACGGTGCTGGAACGGCAGCCGCCTACGCGCGGCAAGCGCCAAGACGAACGGCTGGCCCATCTGCGCGCCCTGGCCGCGGCCGGAAGCGACAACGTCCAGAACCTGCGGCTGCGCCTGAGCCGACAGGCGCTTTCCCTGCCCGATCTCGCCTGGGACCGGCAATTGAGCGAAGCCGGGCTGGCGGAGCTGCTGCGCGCCGCCCCGCTGCTCACCGCCGGCCAGCACGCTTACGCGCCGGAACACTGGGCGGAGTTGCAAGGACAGCTGCTGGAACGGCTGGCGGCGCTGCATCTCCAGCAGCCGGACCAACTGGGCGCCAGCCGCGGCCGCGCGCGCCGGCTGGCGCTGCCGCAGGAAAGCGAGGCCGCGGTCAATTTGATGATCGATCAATTGCTGGCGGAGGGAAGGCTGGCCAATACCCGCGGCTGGCTGCATCTGCCCGGCCACGTGCTGGCTTTCGACGCGGAAGAGACCGCGCTGTGGCGGCGTTTGGAGCCGGCTTTCACCGATCAGGGACAGCCGCATTGGGTGCGGGATTTGGCCGCGGCGGCCGGCGTGGAGGAGGACACGGCGCGCGCTGTGCTGCGCAAAGCCGCGAGGCAGGGCCATGTCCACGCCGTGGTTCGGGACCGCTATTTCTCCAGCGCGGCGATCCGCGGCATGGCGGCCATCGTGCACAGCCTGAATCAGGACGCCGGCTACGCCGACGCCGCCAACTTCCGCGACCAACTGGGCTGCGGCCGCAAGCTGGCGATTCAAATCCTGGAGTATTTCGACCGCTGCGGCTTCACCCGCCGCCTGGGGGACAGGCATTTGCTGCGCGAGGCGCGGCTGTTCGACTAA